TGCCTTGACCATCTTCGCGTCGGCTTCTTCGACGACCGCTGCGATCAGGGGATTGCGCGCGGCTTCGGCAACGATCTCGAGCTTGAGGTGGGTCTGTTCGACATAGTCCGGGTCTGCCGCAAGCAGAACGCCGATCTTCTCGAGCCCTTCGCGCAGGCTGCCCGCCTCCTCGACCAGCCGCACGAGGGCAAGGTCCTCAGCAAGGTCGTCTTCGATCAGGGCTTTGACGAGATCGTCCTTGGTGGGGAAGTACTGGTAGAGGTTGGCGACGCTGACGCCTGCCTTGGCGCTGATCTCCGCCGTCGTGGCGGCATGGAAGCCCTTGCGCAGGAAGCAGGCACGCGCGCCATCGAGGATCTGCGCCCGTCGCTGCGCGCGCGCTTCGGAGTTGACGGGGCGGCCGAGCGCCTTCTGATTTGTCGATTCGCGTGCCATGGCGACTAAAATAAGCAATCGCTCACTTATGTCAATCGACAAGTCGCAGAGATGCAGCGTGCGCGGCCAACCACCTCGTAAGCATTGGTCTAGATTGCAAAAGGGGGCGTCGATGCGTGCGCAAGCGGCAGGCTAGCGCCCCGCAAACCGGCCGTCGGAGGTGGGCCGTCAGAAGCCTATGGCCTCGCAGGGTCGGATCGCGTCGACCCCGCAGCGCATTACCCCTTCTGGATCACGCGCGATGGCGGTGACATTGGCGAATTCGACCCCCAGCAGGTGATGGTCCTCGCGCACCGCCTTCACGCGATGTCCCTTCTCGGCCAGCGTTCCGGGCAAGGCGTCTCCGAGCCGGTCGGACACGAAGGTCGTGCGCTCGCTCGCGTCGATCCGCCCTGCCTCGCACGCCTGCTGGGGCGAAAGCCCGTGATCGACCACGTCGCTGATGATCTGGACGATGGCGCTGATGATCCTGCGCCCGCCGAACGCGCCGGTGCCCATCACGCCGCCGTCCGCGCCATAGACCATCGCCGGGGCCATGTTGGCGAGCGGACGCTTGCGCGGGGCGATGGCATTAGGCCCGCCGGGGCGAGGCGAGAACCATTGCATCCCGCTGTTGAGCAGCACGCCCGGCCCGGCCATGCACTTGGCGCCGAAGACGTCGCCGATGGTGTGCGTGCAGGTGACCAGCATGCCCGAGGCATCAGCCGCCGTGACGTGCACGGTGCCTTGCGGCGATCCCGGGCCGGTGCCCGGCTGGGATTGCGGCCGCGCCTCACCGCTGTAGACCCACGGGTCATGGAGCGGCGCCTCGCGGAACGCGACCCAGGGCTCGGCCTCGGTCTGGAGCGCCGGGTCAAGCCGCGCCGCATCGATCAGCGCGGCGATTTCGTCGGCATAGGCGTCCGAGAGCATGGTACCCAGCGGCACCGCGCCGAACGCCGGATCACCCGCCCAGGCATAGCGATCGGCAAAGGCGTGGCGCAGCGCCGCGATCACGAGGTGGAACCGTTCTGCGGAGGCGCGTGGCAGGGCGGGCAGATCGAACCTTTCGAGCAGCCGCAATGTCTGGAGCACGGTCCAGCCGCCGCAGGGCGAGGCCGGGACGGCGACCCGGCGGCCGCGGTAGCTGCCCCACAAGGGCTCGCCGACGCGCGGGGCATAGGTCGCAAGGTCATCGAGCGACAGGATCCCGCCGCCCGCTGCGACATCGGCCACGATCGCCCGGGCGACATCGCCGCGATAGAACGATGTGCCGCCATCCGCGCCGATCTCTTCCAGAGCATCGGCGAGCGCGGGTTGGGCGATGCGGTGGCCGTAGAGCGAGACGGGCGGCTCACCGCGATGGAGCAGGTTCGCCGCGGACTTATCGAACATCGCGAGCACGGGTTTGAAGGCCGCCGCCAGCGAATCGTAATAGATGTCGCTCGCAAATCCCTCGCGCGCCACCTTCACCGCCGGGGCGACGAGACGCGCCAAGGGCAGGCGCCCGAACATGCGGTGTGCTTCGACCAGACCGGCAACGCTCGCGGGCACGCCGCAGGACCGGAAACCGAAAGCGTTGGCATTGCCCTCGACCGCCTCGGTCGCAAGCATGCCTGAAGGCGAATCCCCGATCACCTTGAACATGTCGGGCTGCGCGGCGGCGGGGGCCAGCGTCGGAAACTCGATCGACCAGCATTTGCTTCCGGCCGGATCGTGCACCAGCATGAAGCCGCAGCCGCCGATCGAAGTGCTGAAGGGCTCGACCACCGCGGCCATGAACGCCGCGGCAATCGCGGCATCTACCGCCGAGCCGCCTTCCTTCAGGCACTCGGCCCCCGCCTCGGCCTCGAGCGCGCGGGTCGCGGCGACCGCTCCGCCCGTTACGGCCACTTCCTCGCGGCGGACCTGTTGCCGGCTGCGCACCATCATTGCCCGTCTCCCCCTAGTGTGTCGCCGCGATCACTTCGTCGGCCGCCCGCTCGCCCGCGCCGAGCGCGCCCTCGACATAGCCGCACCATTCGAGCGCAGTTTCGGTCCCGGCCCAGTGGATCCGCCCGCAAGGCGTGCGCAGCGCCGAGGCGCAGGCGTTGAGGAGGCCCGGGCCGCCGAACCCGCCGTAGCAGCCGCGCGACCAGCGTTCCTCGGACCAGTCGTGATCGACGTAATCGAGCGGCGACAGGGCCTCTGGCCCATAGGCGCTGGCGAGTTGGCGCAGCGTCTCGGCGCGCCGCGCCTCGGCGCCGCGCGGCGACCACGTGCGGGCGTGGGCAGCATCGAAGAAGCCGACGATCAGGCCTTCCGGACGGCCGGGGCGCGACACGTCGAACCAGGGCGAGAACGGCTTGTCGGCGATAAGGCCGAAGCCGTTGCGTCCCGCCTCGCGCCAGAACGGGCGGGCGTAGGCGATCCACACCTTGATGACGCTGCCCATCGCCATGCGCTGATGCAGCGCATCGCGCTGGTGCGGCAGCAGCGGGTCGTAGGCAATCTGGCCCGCCAGTGTCGGGGGCAGCGCGACGATCACGCGCTTTGCCGCAAAGGTCGCGCCCGCGGCCTCGACCCTGACCCCGGCGGCGTCCTGCGTGATCGTCCGGACGGGGGTGTTGAGCCGCACCGCATCGCCAAGCTCAATTGCCATCCGCTCCGGCACTTCGACCAGCCCGCGTTCATAGGCGAACTGCTGCGCGCCGCCGGGTGCGGCCGAGAAGATCACCTCGGCCCCGTCGCCCGCCAGCATGTAGAACAGGAAGAACCGCATCGAGACATCCTCGGGCTCGGCGCATAGCATCGAGCGGGTGAGGAAGGCGAAGGTGGCTCTGGCCCGGCGGGTGCGGGCGTGGCGGCTGACCCAGGCGGCGACCGACCAGCCATCGAGCCATGCCAGCGCCGGGCCCTGCTGCACCTCTTCGAGCGTCAGCCCCCGCGCCAGTGCGAGCAACTTGCCGAAGGTCGCCTTGTAATCGAGCCCGGCGACGAGGCCGAAGGCCGCATCGACATTCTCGCCCTCGCCCGATGCCGCGCGGCCCTGGAAATCGACGATGTTACGGCCGGCAAGGTTGGTCTCGTAGGTCCTGAGCCCGTAGGCCTCGGTCAGTGCCAGCAGCCGCTTCTGGCTCGGCCCCAGCCACATCCCGCCGAGGTCGACCGGCTGTCCAGCGAGGGTGCCGCGCTTCAGGCGCCCGCCGACCCGCTCGCGCGCCTCGAGCACCATCACGCTGAGCCCCGCAGCCCGCAGCCGGCGTGCCGCCGCGAGGCCCGAGGCGCCGGCGCCCACCACGATGCAGTCGCTGGCGAGCGGCACCACCTTGCGCCGCCCGGTCATCGGCCCGCCTCCGGCCAGGCGAAGGGTTCGGGCGAGCGGAACCGGGCAAGGACATTGCCGGTGATGCGCGCAACGTCGTTGTCATAGCCGCCGGTCGCGAGCGCCCCGGCCCAGCCGATCGAGCCGGTGGCAAACACCGCGCCGCCTGCGCGGGTCTCGAAGAAGGTCAGATCGGCGCGGGTGTCGGCGTCCTGCAACACGGGCATTGTGGCGTGGAACTCCTCTTTGACCTTGAGCATGTCGGGGCCGTGCCCCTTCGATGAGGCGATCACCAGCGCATGCGGGGGCGAGCCCAGAAGGGGGTCCCAGCGGTCGATCTCCTCGGAAGCCGCCCCGCCGCCGCGCTCGCCGTGGGCACCGATCACGCTGCCCTCGACGCCTTCGAGGATGAACTGCGCGCGTGGATCGTCCGCCCCGGGGGCGCGGTGATAGGGGGCACCGGTGATGAAGCCCTGCGCGGCAAAGCCCACTCCGACCAGCCGGTTGGGCGGCCGCCCGCAGCGCCGCCACAGCCCGCCGAGCCTGCCGTCGAACTCCTGATGATATTCGCCCGGCTCCTCGATCCAGGCGCGGGTGCCGTCCTCGGCGCGGCGGATCTCGACCGCGGCGGGGAAATGCGGGCTGAGCGCGGTGCGCCAGTAGAAGCCGTTGCCGCCCATGTAGATCAGCCGCCCGCCGCGGGCGAGGAAGGCCTCGAGAGCGTCGAGCATCTCGTCGCTGACATATTCGGGATGGGTGCCGGTCACCACCACCCGCGCGCCTTCCAGCGCCGCGACGCCGCGGGCGTGGAGGCCGTGATCGGTGACCGTGTCATAGCAGGGGGCGACGCGCTCGAGCCAGGCGGTGATCGCGGTGTCGGCGTTGAACGACCACATCCGGCTCTCGGGCCGCAGGTTGACGAGCGGGCGCAGCCACGAAGAGGTGCGCACGCCCGAGCCGTCGGCGTGGTGCTCATACAGCGATCCGCCGAACTCGGGGTGATTGATCAAAGGCATGTAATCGTCGGGCGGCGGCGGCGTGATCCCGTAGAGCATTTCCGGCAGGCGCAGGAACACCGTCTCATTAGCATAGGCGAGATAGGTCGCCGTGGAGGCAAGGAATACCACCTCGTTGCATGGCCCGTTCGGCTCGACGAAGAAGGTGGCATAGGCGCGGCCGCCATCGGGATCGGTGATCCTGGCGGCATAGGCGCCCGAGCGCAGGTCGGCCGGGACGGCCCAGTCGGTACTGCTCTCCCAGCCCATGTCGTATATGTCGTCGCTCCTGAAATGGGCCGCGCCGTAATGCTCGGGCGCGCGCTGCCAGTCATGGACGGTGCCGTCCCAGCGCAGGCCCTTGACCCCGCGCGAGGGCAGGTTGCGGGTGAGCCCGGTCCAGATCGGCCCGGTCTGGCTCGCCACCACCGGGGTCCCGGTGCCGAGCGCGAAGTCGAGCGCGCAGACCAGCGTCTCACTTTCGGGCGCCGGGTCATGGATCAACGCCTCGATCGCCTCGCGGGGGGAGGCCCCGGCGCGCACCCGCAGGGCATCGATCTTGCCGTCGAAGCTCGGCCCCTCGCCGTCGCTGGCGATCAGCATGCCCGAAAGCGCGAAGGGGACGGGCGTCATCGCCTGCGACACCTCGGCAAGGCCGCAAGGGTCGCCTTGCCCCTCGCCGATGATGCGCACGCCGGCGGTGATCATGCCGGCAGCGGCATCGACCGAAAGGCTCACCAGCGCCCAGCGGCGCAGCGGGAGCGCCAGCGGCAGGCGCAGCGGCGCGGTATCACCTGGTGCCCGCACGGCGATGGACAGGCACCCCTGTGCATCGATCCGCAGCGACACCGCCGCCGTCCCCGTGTCATCCTGCAGCGCCAGCACCCCGGCGCTCCCGGGCGGCAGCCGGGTCGGCATCAGCGCCAGCCCGAGACTGAAACTCTCCAGCATCGCGGGCTGCTGCGGCGTGACATGGGCCGAGGACCCGGCCGCGATGGGCTGCGGGTGGACCGCGATCCGGCCCTCGCCGATGGGCGCCGCCACCGGCAGGTCGAGCGGCAGCGCTGGATCGCCCTGCACGATGCGCACGCAGTCGATGGCGCAGTCGAGCGGTGTGTCGGCGTGGGCGTGAAAGCTTATGTCGTTCCCCGGCTGCACCACCAGCTGCGAGGGGTAGGCCGCGACCAGCCGGCTCACGACGCTGCACTCCGCGCATCGGTAGCAAAGCCGAGGCTGCGCTCCCAGATGTCGAGCGTGCGATCCAGCCGCTCGATAAGCAGATCGATCTCCGCCTCGGTGATGATCAGCGGCGGGGAGACCCACATCGGCAGGCCGCGGCTCATCAGCGGGCGGCGGCGCGGGCCGTAGAGCGTCGAGTAGAACGCAAGGCCGTTCTCGAAGGCGATCTTCTGGAACAGCTGCTCGGCGCCGCGCTCGGGGGCGAAGTAGGTGCGGCTCGCCTTGTCCTCGACCAGCTCGAGCACCATGAACAGGCCCCAGCCCCGGACATCGGCGATGCTCGGGTGGGCGAGCAGCCGCTCGCGGTAGGAGAACAGCCGCTCGTGCTTGGCCGCCACGCTTTCGACGAGGCGGTCTTCCTCGAGGATTCGGATGGTGGCGAGCCCGGCCGCGCAGGCCAGCGCATGGCCGCCATGGGTGAAGCCGTGGACGAAATAGGCGCGCCCCTCGTCGAAGGGCGCGCGGACGCGGTCTGAGACCACCACGCCGCCGAGCGGCATGGCGCAGCCCGACATGCCCTTGGCGATGGTCATGAGGTCGGGAACGACTCCGAAATGCTCCATCGCGAACCACGCGCCGGTACGGCCGAAGCCGGTCACCACCTCGTCGGCGATGAAGAGGATGTCGAAGGCATCGCACAGCGCGCGCACCCCCTCCCAGTAGCGGCGCGGGGCGACGAGGCCGTAGTCCGATCCGCAGCCGTGGGGTGTGGCGATGAAGGCGGCGATGGTGTCTGCGCCCTCGTAATGGAAGCAGCGTTCGATCTGCGCGAGGCTCTGGTCGACCCAGTCGTCGATGGTGACATCGTCCGGGCGGCCCGCGAAGGAGAATTGCGGCACCTTGGGCCAGTGCGGTACCATCGGATCATAGGCGCGCAGCACCCCCGGATTGCCGCTCAACCCCATCGTCGCCAGCGTCATGCCGTGGTAGCTTTCGAAATTGCTGACCACCTTGTGCTTGCCCGGCCGGCCTTCGGCGACCCAGTATTGACGGGCGAGTTTCAGAGCGGTCTCGACCGCCTCCGACCCGCCCGACACGAGATAGACCGCCGACAGGCCCGGCGGCGTGTGGCGGGCGATCGCCGCGGCAAGTTCGGCGCGCGGGCGGTTGGCGAGCATCGGGTGGCAATAGGCGAAGTGATCGAGCTGCGCGGCGATGGCCGCCTTCATGCGCGGGTCGCCGTGCCCGATATTCACGGCCATCGGCCCGCCCGAAGCGTCGATGTAGCGCCGCCCGGCGGTGTCCTGCAGCCAGATGCCGTGGGCGTCGGCGAGCTCGATGTTGAAGGGGTGATAGCCGAACACATGGGCAAAATCGCCCTCGGCGCGCAGCATCCCGATGAGGTCGTCAGAGGCGGTCGTCATGAATCAAGGGTCCTTGTGTGTGCGGGTCCGACAGCGCGGCCTAGCGGACGGTTTCGAGAAGAACTTCGCTCTCCTCGGCGGCATGGGCGGCGGCGCGGGCCTGCCTGCCGATGCGCCGGTCGAGCGCGGCGCGGATCACGCGCTGGCGCGCCTCGGTGATCGGATAGGCAAGGATGAAGGGGATCGCGGCGAGCGCGAAGACCGCCGGCAGCAGCACGTTGACGACAATCAGCGCCCATTGGCCCGCGTCGGTGTGGGCAGTGGCCGGACTGAAGCCCATCGCCTCCATCAGCGGCAGGCCGATCCCCACCCCCACCGCTTCGGACAGCTTCTTGCCGATCCCCCAGAAGGCGATGAACATGGCCCCGCGCTGGAACCCGCTGCGCAGCCATTCGAGATCGATCACGTCGGCCGCCATCGACGCCCCGAGGATCAGCGGCCCGGCATAGGCGAACCCGGTGGCGAGCTGGATCAAAGTGAAGCCGGTGACGTCGCCCGCCGGCACCAGCAGGATCGCGAGCGAGGCGACGAGGGCGATCACCGAGGATATCGCGACGACCCGGTGCTTGGCGAAGTGCCGCCCGACCCACACCCAGAAGAACGATCCCGCAACGGCGGCGAGGAAGAAGTAGAAGATCATCACGTCGGCCTGATCCCCCAATGCCGCGCGATAGCGGTAGTAGTGGATCACCGTGGTCTGGTTCATGCCGGTCGAAAGCCCGGCGAGGAACGTGCCTGCGAGCAGCAGCATGAAGGGCCGGTTGCGCAGCGTCTCGCGGAACAATTGCCGGGTGAAGGGCACGTCCTCGGCCGGCGCGCTGATGACGGGGACGAAGCGGATTAGGATGATCGTGAGCAGCGGAAGCAGGATGATCGTCGCCCAGCCGAGCGCTTCCACGTCCGAGACGATCGCCGCCGTCTCGAGCGCGGCGCGATCGGTGATTTCGGCAAGGCTGTCCGGGCGCACGAACAGCGGGAAGGTCACCGCGAACAGCAGGCCGATGACCGAGAACAGCTCGCGCGATCCGGAAATGCGCGAGCGTTCGTGGTAGTCGGGCGAAAGCTCCGCCCCCCAGGCGGCATAGGGCACCACGATCATCGCCCAGCCGAGGTAGAAGACCGAGAGCCACACGAACAGGCCGAGCGCGCTCGCATCGGGGCCGGGCATGAAGGTCTGCCAGGTGCCCAGCATCATCACCGGCACCCCGGCGAGGATCCACGGCACCCTGCGGCCCCACCGGCTGCGGGTCGAATCGCTCAGCCGCCCGATCAGCGGATCGATCACGATGTCGAGTAGCCGGGTGGCCATGATCGCGAGGCCGACCACGGTGAGCCCGAGCCCGACATGGTCGGTATATACCGGCGCGACATAGATCGCGACCGGCAGGCCGGCGACGCCGAGCGGGATGGTGAAGGCACCATAGGCCGTCAGCCGTGCTTTGCCGAGCCTGCCGGTGCCTGCCACCTTGTGTCTGCCCTGACTTCCGGCGGCACGGCCGGCACCGACCGCCGGGCTCGCCGCAGTGCTCAAAACCGCACCCCTGCCACCGCGATGACCCGGCGCGCCGGGAGCAGGAACAGGTTCGTCGGCAGGCCCGATGAGGCATCCGCGACGAACATCCCGGTCGCCCCCGCGCTGTCGAACAGGTTCGATCCTTCCACGCGCAGATACCAGCGCTCGTCGATGTCGGAGAGCTGCACCGTGCCGTTGACCACGCCCCAACCCTCGAGCCGGTCGATCGGATCACGGTTGAAGATGCGCCCCCAGATGTCGGAGCGCTGGGTCACGTCGGCGCGGATCCGCAAGGCGAGCTTGGACGAGAGCTTCTCGTCGAACTGCGCGCCCACGCGCACCGTCCACTCGGGCGCGTTGGGCAGGCGGTTGCCCTTGAGCGCGACGGCATTGCCCGCCGGCAGGCCCAGTGCGGCGCAATCGCCGAACGGCACCCCGCCGAGGAGAGTAACGAGCTGAGCGAAGGTCGCAACGCAATTGGCCGCTGTGTTGATGTCCTTGACAGCAATGGTGCCGGGCACGCCCCCAGTCGGATCGCGCGGATCGATGACGGAAGCCTCTCCGATACGTGAGCCGAGATAGGCGAAGCTGAGATCGAAAGTCAGCTGGCGCGCCGGGCGCAGCTGCAACTCGATCTCGCCGCCCCACATGTCGGCATCGATGTTCGCGTTGACCGAGGTGCGGTTGACGATGTTCGAGACCTGCAGGCCTCTGTAGTCATAATAGAAGCCGGCGAGGTTAAGCGTCGTCCCGCCGCCGAAACTTGATTTGGAGCCGAGTTCGAAGGCGTTGACCTTTTCGGGGTCGAAGGTCGGCGGCACCGCCACCACGCCTTGCGGGTTGAACCCACCCCCTTTGAACCCGCGCGAATAGCTCGCATAGACCAGCGCGTCCTCGGTGAAATCGAAATCGGGGTTCCATTCGATCACCGCGCGCCCTGTCATGGCGCTCTGGGTGAGAGTGTTGATGTCGAACGGCTGGGGCAGGCTGAAGAGCAGACTACGGTTAGACTGGTCCTTGCGGTCCCGACTCCAGCGCAGACCGCCGGTGAAGCGCAGACTGTCGCTGAGCGACACGTAAGCTTCACCGAACACGGCATAGGACTGGAGGTCGGCGACCGGAGTTTCGAGCCGGAAGAACGGCGGGGCGGCACCGAGCACTTGCCCTAGCGCATCCAGCGGCGAGCTGATCAGGTATAGGTTCTCGCTGCGGTCGAAATCGACGAAGAAGCCCCCAACCAAGAAATTGAAGGCCCCCTCGAACTGGGAAGACAGCCGCGCCTCGGCGAGCCACTGGCGGCTTTTGCCGTCAGCGCGCTCGAAGGTGTAGGGACGGTTGAACCGGCCGAGCACCTGCCCGCCGAGCGAGCCAAGATTGCCGGGATCAGGAAGGCTGGTGGCAACGCCGCCTGGAAACAGCGGGGCAAATTGCCCAGCCGCGACTGCGAAGTCGGTATCGGTGGTATAGAAGCCGTCTTCATCCTGGAAAGTTCCAAGCAGGTTCAGTGTGAAGTCACCGAATTTCTGCTCCAGTTCAACTGAGGCAATCCAAATGTCGGTCCCGATACTGGGATCAAAATCAAGCGAGACCTGACGCGGCCGCGTGGCGATCTGCGACCCAGTGAAAGGATCATCGCCGAACGGCACCAGTCCCACCCCGGCAGCGGCAAGCCCGGTCAGGGTCGCAGCGAAATTGGGAATACCCGGCTCCAAGCGGTCCGGTAGACAACCAAGATTGCCGATCGGATCGCGGTTGCAAAGCCGGCGTTGCGCCTGCAATCCGTCGCCGCGCGCATGGAGGTATGTTGCGGTCAGGTCAACGGTCGTATCGGTACCCGGCTGCCAACGCAGCGCAGCACGGCCAGAGACCGCGTCTGTGCCATTGATCCGGTTCCCGTTGGCGATGTTGCGGATGTCCCCGTCATAGGCCTCGCCATAGCCCGCAAGACGGAACGCAAGTTTCTCCGAAAGCGGCACATTAATCACCGCCTGTCCGCGATAGCTGCCGAGCGAGCCGACGCCGACATCGGCGAAGGCCTTAAAGGCGAAACCTGGGCGACGGGTGCGTAGATTGACCGCGCCGCCCGTTGCATTGCGGCCGAACAGCGTACCCTGCGGCCCGCGGAGCACCTCGACCGCTTCTAAATCGTAGAAGATGTTCGTGCTGCCGCCGCTTTGGAGAAAGGCACCATTGTAGTGGAAGGCAACGCCAGTATCCGCTCCGTCCCCAAGCACGCTCGCTCCGATCCCGCGAATGGTGTAGTTCACGCCACCGTAATTGGTTGCTGTGAAGGAGAGGTTGGGCACATAGGCCTGAAGATCGGAAGCGTTGCGCAGCTGCAGCGTGTCGAGCGACTGCTGATCGAGCGCGGTCACTGCAAGCGGCACGTCCTGGATCGATTGCAAGCGGCGCTGCGCGGTCACGAGAATTTCGTTGGGGGCGGGCGGCGTGGGCTCCGCGCTCCCGGCGGCGGCGTCCTGCGCGGCGGGCTGCTCGGCCGGATCCGCCGAACCTTCCGCACCGGGCGTGGCCCAGGCCGGAAGGCTCCACAACGCCGCGCCGAGCATGAGTGCCTGCCGGATGCCTGCGCAGCTGCGCTTACGGGTCTTGATCATGATTGTTCCTCCCCAATATTGCGCCGCCCCCGCAGCGCCTTGCCGTTGTTGTTGATGCCTGCTCCCTCGGGTGCGTGATGACGGTGCGGTGCCGGGCCGCTCAGCTGTCCTGTTCCTCGCAGGTGACGCTGACCAGCTCGCGGCCCGAGGCGAAGTTGCCCGCGCACAGCGGGGCAAGCCGGTCGAGAAAGTCGTCGGGATCGATGATTTCTTCGGGCGCGAAGACGCCATGGCGCGTGCCAAGCCCGTTGGCGAATAGCGGCAGCACAAGAGCGAAAGGTACGCTGGTTGAGCCAGCCATGCCCCCTGCGGGCATGGAGTGCACTTCGGCAGTAGCAATCGCGGGTCGTCCATTGCGCCGACCGCTCGCCCAGGCGAACAGCGGCGGCGCCACGCCCCGCGCCTTTTGCTCCTGCTGGACCGGCGCGGCGGCCTTTTCCTGCATGCTGGCCAGGATCGCGTCGGCGGCCTGGTGGATGGTCAGCGCGCCGCTGTCGACCAGCTGGGCGATCATCGCGAGACCTTCGAAGCTCTCGGGCGGGCCGACCATCGCGTTGGCGCAGTGGATCAGACCCGGCACCGCGCGCGGCAAGGTCACCGCCTCGGGGTGGCCGACCGACCAGGTGACCACCTCGCCCCGGCCCGGATAGTGGATCGTCCGGCTGGTGAGCGGTTTAACGTCCTGAAAGCCGCCGTCGGCGAGCACCCGAATGGCGCCGGTCAGCTGCTGGACCCAGTGGACGACAGCCGCACTGGCCCCGGTCGCGCGCGGACGCTGGCTGCGCATCGCCTCGAGATCCTCGTCGCTTCCCTCGATCGACCAGCAGGTCAGAAGGTCATCGACCTCGTCGAGCGCGCGCGCGGCTTTGAGCGCGATCATGTTGGTGACGCCGGGACTGGCGCCGATGCCGATCACCGCCGTGACCCCGCGCTCCTCGGCGCGGCGCGAGAGCGCCAGCATGTCGAGCGTCGGCTCCCAGTCGTCGCAGATATCAGCGTAGTGCCGCCCAGCATCGATCACCTGTTCGAGCACCGGCAACCCATGGGTGTAGAACGGCCCCACCGCATTGAGGACCACGTCATGCGCGGTGATCGCCGCGCGCATCGCCGTGCGATCATTGATGTCGAGCCCGATCGCGCCCGCTCGCCCGGGATAGAGCGCCGCCACCTCGGCCGCGTGCTCGGCATGGAGATCGGCGACCGTCACGCTTTCGACGAAATCGAACCGCACTGCTTCACGCACGGCGACCTGCCCCATGCCGCCTGCAC
This portion of the Sphingobium sp. genome encodes:
- a CDS encoding TetR/AcrR family transcriptional regulator; the encoded protein is MARESTNQKALGRPVNSEARAQRRAQILDGARACFLRKGFHAATTAEISAKAGVSVANLYQYFPTKDDLVKALIEDDLAEDLALVRLVEEAGSLREGLEKIGVLLAADPDYVEQTHLKLEIVAEAARNPLIAAVVEEADAKMVKAMATLLERRQREGEVRKDADVLVISHLILSLYDGLYGRLVFSSENAVAMTLAANQMIIAAFTRGSQPSV
- a CDS encoding gamma-glutamyltransferase, which encodes MMVRSRQQVRREEVAVTGGAVAATRALEAEAGAECLKEGGSAVDAAIAAAFMAAVVEPFSTSIGGCGFMLVHDPAGSKCWSIEFPTLAPAAAQPDMFKVIGDSPSGMLATEAVEGNANAFGFRSCGVPASVAGLVEAHRMFGRLPLARLVAPAVKVAREGFASDIYYDSLAAAFKPVLAMFDKSAANLLHRGEPPVSLYGHRIAQPALADALEEIGADGGTSFYRGDVARAIVADVAAGGGILSLDDLATYAPRVGEPLWGSYRGRRVAVPASPCGGWTVLQTLRLLERFDLPALPRASAERFHLVIAALRHAFADRYAWAGDPAFGAVPLGTMLSDAYADEIAALIDAARLDPALQTEAEPWVAFREAPLHDPWVYSGEARPQSQPGTGPGSPQGTVHVTAADASGMLVTCTHTIGDVFGAKCMAGPGVLLNSGMQWFSPRPGGPNAIAPRKRPLANMAPAMVYGADGGVMGTGAFGGRRIISAIVQIISDVVDHGLSPQQACEAGRIDASERTTFVSDRLGDALPGTLAEKGHRVKAVREDHHLLGVEFANVTAIARDPEGVMRCGVDAIRPCEAIGF
- a CDS encoding FAD-dependent oxidoreductase, which encodes MTGRRKVVPLASDCIVVGAGASGLAAARRLRAAGLSVMVLEARERVGGRLKRGTLAGQPVDLGGMWLGPSQKRLLALTEAYGLRTYETNLAGRNIVDFQGRAASGEGENVDAAFGLVAGLDYKATFGKLLALARGLTLEEVQQGPALAWLDGWSVAAWVSRHARTRRARATFAFLTRSMLCAEPEDVSMRFFLFYMLAGDGAEVIFSAAPGGAQQFAYERGLVEVPERMAIELGDAVRLNTPVRTITQDAAGVRVEAAGATFAAKRVIVALPPTLAGQIAYDPLLPHQRDALHQRMAMGSVIKVWIAYARPFWREAGRNGFGLIADKPFSPWFDVSRPGRPEGLIVGFFDAAHARTWSPRGAEARRAETLRQLASAYGPEALSPLDYVDHDWSEERWSRGCYGGFGGPGLLNACASALRTPCGRIHWAGTETALEWCGYVEGALGAGERAADEVIAATH
- a CDS encoding DUF6605 domain-containing protein, coding for MSRLVAAYPSQLVVQPGNDISFHAHADTPLDCAIDCVRIVQGDPALPLDLPVAAPIGEGRIAVHPQPIAAGSSAHVTPQQPAMLESFSLGLALMPTRLPPGSAGVLALQDDTGTAAVSLRIDAQGCLSIAVRAPGDTAPLRLPLALPLRRWALVSLSVDAAAGMITAGVRIIGEGQGDPCGLAEVSQAMTPVPFALSGMLIASDGEGPSFDGKIDALRVRAGASPREAIEALIHDPAPESETLVCALDFALGTGTPVVASQTGPIWTGLTRNLPSRGVKGLRWDGTVHDWQRAPEHYGAAHFRSDDIYDMGWESSTDWAVPADLRSGAYAARITDPDGGRAYATFFVEPNGPCNEVVFLASTATYLAYANETVFLRLPEMLYGITPPPPDDYMPLINHPEFGGSLYEHHADGSGVRTSSWLRPLVNLRPESRMWSFNADTAITAWLERVAPCYDTVTDHGLHARGVAALEGARVVVTGTHPEYVSDEMLDALEAFLARGGRLIYMGGNGFYWRTALSPHFPAAVEIRRAEDGTRAWIEEPGEYHQEFDGRLGGLWRRCGRPPNRLVGVGFAAQGFITGAPYHRAPGADDPRAQFILEGVEGSVIGAHGERGGGAASEEIDRWDPLLGSPPHALVIASSKGHGPDMLKVKEEFHATMPVLQDADTRADLTFFETRAGGAVFATGSIGWAGALATGGYDNDVARITGNVLARFRSPEPFAWPEAGR
- a CDS encoding aminotransferase class III-fold pyridoxal phosphate-dependent enzyme, coding for MTTASDDLIGMLRAEGDFAHVFGYHPFNIELADAHGIWLQDTAGRRYIDASGGPMAVNIGHGDPRMKAAIAAQLDHFAYCHPMLANRPRAELAAAIARHTPPGLSAVYLVSGGSEAVETALKLARQYWVAEGRPGKHKVVSNFESYHGMTLATMGLSGNPGVLRAYDPMVPHWPKVPQFSFAGRPDDVTIDDWVDQSLAQIERCFHYEGADTIAAFIATPHGCGSDYGLVAPRRYWEGVRALCDAFDILFIADEVVTGFGRTGAWFAMEHFGVVPDLMTIAKGMSGCAMPLGGVVVSDRVRAPFDEGRAYFVHGFTHGGHALACAAGLATIRILEEDRLVESVAAKHERLFSYRERLLAHPSIADVRGWGLFMVLELVEDKASRTYFAPERGAEQLFQKIAFENGLAFYSTLYGPRRRPLMSRGLPMWVSPPLIITEAEIDLLIERLDRTLDIWERSLGFATDARSAAS
- a CDS encoding MFS transporter, coding for MAGTGRLGKARLTAYGAFTIPLGVAGLPVAIYVAPVYTDHVGLGLTVVGLAIMATRLLDIVIDPLIGRLSDSTRSRWGRRVPWILAGVPVMMLGTWQTFMPGPDASALGLFVWLSVFYLGWAMIVVPYAAWGAELSPDYHERSRISGSRELFSVIGLLFAVTFPLFVRPDSLAEITDRAALETAAIVSDVEALGWATIILLPLLTIILIRFVPVISAPAEDVPFTRQLFRETLRNRPFMLLLAGTFLAGLSTGMNQTTVIHYYRYRAALGDQADVMIFYFFLAAVAGSFFWVWVGRHFAKHRVVAISSVIALVASLAILLVPAGDVTGFTLIQLATGFAYAGPLILGASMAADVIDLEWLRSGFQRGAMFIAFWGIGKKLSEAVGVGIGLPLMEAMGFSPATAHTDAGQWALIVVNVLLPAVFALAAIPFILAYPITEARQRVIRAALDRRIGRQARAAAHAAEESEVLLETVR